Proteins from a genomic interval of Gossypium hirsutum isolate 1008001.06 chromosome A09, Gossypium_hirsutum_v2.1, whole genome shotgun sequence:
- the LOC107889741 gene encoding peptidyl-prolyl cis-trans isomerase PASTICCINO1 isoform X2 has translation MMPQMHYGEEDCPVPAPSSFPKEYDLHFEIELIDFSKAKVVSDDLGVLKKVIDEGQGWESPREPYEVKAWISAKTGDGKVIMSHTEGEPYFFTFGKCEVPKGLEMGIGTMTRKEKAVVYVTNQYLTPSPLLPMIEDYEEVHFEVELVHFIQVRDMLGDGRLIKRRLHDGKGDFPMDCPLHDSLLQVHYKGMLLNEEKTVFYDTRVDNQGEPLEFSSGEGMVPEGFEMCVRLMLPGEIALVTCPPDYAYDKFSRLPSVPEGAHVQWEIELLGFEMPKDWTGLNFQEIMDEAEKIRVTGNRLFKEGKFELAKAKYEKVLREFNHVNPQTDEEGKVFLDTRNSLHLNVAACFLKMGECRKSIDACNKVLDATPVHAKALYRRGMAYMAAGDFEEARFDFQMMIKVDKSSEPDATAALAKLKKQEQEVERKARKQFKGLFDKKPGEIAEVQVEDRAGGEITGENQKNDLSAPFLERDDSQHCNEADGGQYGMGWFYSLWPSGRRIFSALGIDKCTIL, from the exons ATGATGCCTCAAATGCACTATGGGGAGGAGGATTGCCCTGTTCCAGCTCCTAGTAGTTTCCCCAAAGAATATGATCTCCATTTTGAGATTGAGTTGATAGATTTCTCCAAAGCCAAG GTTGTGTCTGATGATTTGGGAGTTTTAAAGAAG GTGATAGATGAAGGACAGGGTTGGGAATCACCAAGGGAACCATATGAAGTAAAAGCTTG GATTTCTGCAAAGACAGGTGATGGGAAAGTGATTATGTCACACACTGAAGGAGAACCATATTTCTTTACTTTTGGGAAATGTGAG GTACCTAAAGGTCTTGAGATGGGAATAGGAACAATGACACGGAAAGAGAAGGCGGTAGTTTATGTTACCAATCAATACTTAACCCCATCTCCTTTATTGCCCATGATAGAAGACTATGAAGAAGTTCATTTTGAAGTTGAGCTTGTCCACTTCATCCAG GTGAGGGACATGCTGGGAGATGGTCGCCTAATTAAACGACGACTACATGATGGAAAAG GGGACTTTCCCATGGATTGCCCACTTCATGACAGTCTTTTACAAGTCCATTACAAGGGCATGCTTCTTAATGAAGAAAAGACAGTATTCTATGATACAAGAGTTGATAACCAGGGCGAACCTTTGGAGTTCAGTTCCGGAGAAGGGATG GTGCCTGAGGGATTTGAAATGTGTGTCCGTTTGATGCTACCTGGGGAGATTGCTCTTGTCACATGCCCTCCTGACTATGCATATGACAAATTCTCAAG GCTACCTAGTGTTCCTGAAGGCGCTCATGTTCAATGGGAAATTGAGCTTCTTGGTTTTGAGATGCCAAAG GATTGGACTGGTTTGAACTTTCAGGAAATAATGGATGAAGCAGAAAAAATTCGAGTGACG GGTAACCGACTCTTCAAAGAGGGAAAATTTGAACTTGCCAAGGCAAAATATGAAAAG GTGCTTCGGGAGTTCAATCATGTTAATCCACAAACGGATGAGGAAGGAAAAGTGTTTTTAGACACAAGA AATTCTTTACATCTGAATGTAGCTGCGTGCTTCCTCAAAATGGGAGAGTGCAGAAAGTCCATTGACGCATGTAATAAG GTTTTAGATGCAACGCCTGTACATGCAAAGGCACTATACCGTCGTGGAATGGCTTACATGGCAGCTGGAGATTTCGAGGAAGCAAGATTTGATTTCCAAATG ATGATCAAAGTTGATAAGTCATCAGAACCAGATGCAACTGCAGCTCTAGCAAAACTGAAGAAGCAAGAGCAG GAAGTAGAGAGGAAGGCTCGCAAACAATTTAAAGGACTATTTGACAAGAAGCCAGGAGAAATTGCAGAAGTTCAAGTTGAAGATAGAGCTGGAGGTGAGATCACTGGTGAAAACCAGAAGAATGATTTGTCGGCGCCATTCTTAGAAAGAGACGATTCTCAACATTGTAATGAAGCTGATGGTGGTCAATATGGAATGGGCTGGTTTTACAGCTTGTGGCCTTCTGGGAGAAGAATATTTTCAGCTCTTGGCATTGATAAATGTACCATACTCTAA
- the LOC107889741 gene encoding peptidyl-prolyl cis-trans isomerase PASTICCINO1 isoform X1, translating into MASEEDAEQSYVPQKKKSESEDDKRRKKIVPGSLMKALMRPGGGESNPSDGDQIIYHCTVRTLDGVVVESTRSEHGGKGIPIRNVLGKSKMILGLLEGIPTMLKGEVAMFKMMPQMHYGEEDCPVPAPSSFPKEYDLHFEIELIDFSKAKVVSDDLGVLKKVIDEGQGWESPREPYEVKAWISAKTGDGKVIMSHTEGEPYFFTFGKCEVPKGLEMGIGTMTRKEKAVVYVTNQYLTPSPLLPMIEDYEEVHFEVELVHFIQVRDMLGDGRLIKRRLHDGKGDFPMDCPLHDSLLQVHYKGMLLNEEKTVFYDTRVDNQGEPLEFSSGEGMVPEGFEMCVRLMLPGEIALVTCPPDYAYDKFSRLPSVPEGAHVQWEIELLGFEMPKDWTGLNFQEIMDEAEKIRVTGNRLFKEGKFELAKAKYEKVLREFNHVNPQTDEEGKVFLDTRNSLHLNVAACFLKMGECRKSIDACNKVLDATPVHAKALYRRGMAYMAAGDFEEARFDFQMMIKVDKSSEPDATAALAKLKKQEQEVERKARKQFKGLFDKKPGEIAEVQVEDRAGGEITGENQKNDLSAPFLERDDSQHCNEADGGQYGMGWFYSLWPSGRRIFSALGIDKCTIL; encoded by the exons ATGGCGTCAGAGGAAGATGCTGAGCAGAGCTATGTACCGCAGAAGAAGAAATCGGAGTCTGAGGATGACAAGAG GAGAAAGAAAATTGTTCCTGGAAGCCTAATGAAAGCTTTGATGAGACCTGGAGGAGGAGAATCAAATCCTTCAGATGGTGATCAG ATTATATATCATTGCACGGTTAGGACATTGGATGGAGTTGTCGTTGAGTCAACGAGATCAGAACATGGAG GGAAAGGCATTCCGATAAGAAACGTATTGGGCAAGAGCAAAATGATATTGGGCTTGTTGGAAGGGATTCCAACGATGCTGAAGGGTGAAGTGGCAATG TTCAAAATGATGCCTCAAATGCACTATGGGGAGGAGGATTGCCCTGTTCCAGCTCCTAGTAGTTTCCCCAAAGAATATGATCTCCATTTTGAGATTGAGTTGATAGATTTCTCCAAAGCCAAG GTTGTGTCTGATGATTTGGGAGTTTTAAAGAAG GTGATAGATGAAGGACAGGGTTGGGAATCACCAAGGGAACCATATGAAGTAAAAGCTTG GATTTCTGCAAAGACAGGTGATGGGAAAGTGATTATGTCACACACTGAAGGAGAACCATATTTCTTTACTTTTGGGAAATGTGAG GTACCTAAAGGTCTTGAGATGGGAATAGGAACAATGACACGGAAAGAGAAGGCGGTAGTTTATGTTACCAATCAATACTTAACCCCATCTCCTTTATTGCCCATGATAGAAGACTATGAAGAAGTTCATTTTGAAGTTGAGCTTGTCCACTTCATCCAG GTGAGGGACATGCTGGGAGATGGTCGCCTAATTAAACGACGACTACATGATGGAAAAG GGGACTTTCCCATGGATTGCCCACTTCATGACAGTCTTTTACAAGTCCATTACAAGGGCATGCTTCTTAATGAAGAAAAGACAGTATTCTATGATACAAGAGTTGATAACCAGGGCGAACCTTTGGAGTTCAGTTCCGGAGAAGGGATG GTGCCTGAGGGATTTGAAATGTGTGTCCGTTTGATGCTACCTGGGGAGATTGCTCTTGTCACATGCCCTCCTGACTATGCATATGACAAATTCTCAAG GCTACCTAGTGTTCCTGAAGGCGCTCATGTTCAATGGGAAATTGAGCTTCTTGGTTTTGAGATGCCAAAG GATTGGACTGGTTTGAACTTTCAGGAAATAATGGATGAAGCAGAAAAAATTCGAGTGACG GGTAACCGACTCTTCAAAGAGGGAAAATTTGAACTTGCCAAGGCAAAATATGAAAAG GTGCTTCGGGAGTTCAATCATGTTAATCCACAAACGGATGAGGAAGGAAAAGTGTTTTTAGACACAAGA AATTCTTTACATCTGAATGTAGCTGCGTGCTTCCTCAAAATGGGAGAGTGCAGAAAGTCCATTGACGCATGTAATAAG GTTTTAGATGCAACGCCTGTACATGCAAAGGCACTATACCGTCGTGGAATGGCTTACATGGCAGCTGGAGATTTCGAGGAAGCAAGATTTGATTTCCAAATG ATGATCAAAGTTGATAAGTCATCAGAACCAGATGCAACTGCAGCTCTAGCAAAACTGAAGAAGCAAGAGCAG GAAGTAGAGAGGAAGGCTCGCAAACAATTTAAAGGACTATTTGACAAGAAGCCAGGAGAAATTGCAGAAGTTCAAGTTGAAGATAGAGCTGGAGGTGAGATCACTGGTGAAAACCAGAAGAATGATTTGTCGGCGCCATTCTTAGAAAGAGACGATTCTCAACATTGTAATGAAGCTGATGGTGGTCAATATGGAATGGGCTGGTTTTACAGCTTGTGGCCTTCTGGGAGAAGAATATTTTCAGCTCTTGGCATTGATAAATGTACCATACTCTAA